The following coding sequences are from one Paenibacillus sp. FSL R5-0912 window:
- a CDS encoding non-ribosomal peptide synthetase, producing MEQTLERTQKLQLAEAILRDKLGLTGDSIPVSKGQEGLFLQYRLSPDSCAYHLNFCSLIDNQIRIDLLRESFRILRDKHPILRTGYRENTGGPYKVVQQVMNGEEFWMVHEVFDLEEETIDQLVHERSKHPFDLENGKVMRVDFFEKAEGQGRLLVSIHHIAMDYWSQGVLLNELGLIFTSLVEHGKAAPGTSGVLYSEFAKWQGRLLASKEGRHSLDYWKETLNGLLPCMDLPTDYPRGDHTDYRGQSCSFELSPKMVDGIRRLAGAHEATVYVIMLAFYYMLLQKYSGQKDIIIGSPTTGRSSARFKDTIGYLVNMLPLRIDADSSLSFPELVAYVKQVSMEGLTHGDIPFFNIVRELQGQRNGNRTPVFQVSLTYEKPTSSNRSGRFLYAEERPSIQLGSLVLHPVPVPVQASQYELSLYLEEVEGSLSGQFHYQSALFKEETVQRMALHYVQLISEVLDKPELEIGAYPIITKEEREKILNVWNYPAAKSTEEETLHSRIHKMAEQFPARTAVVCGQEEITYSELNLKSSILAACLQAKGVGPEVKVPLMVQPSLDMIVAILAVLKAGGTYVPIHHQAPPERIAEIIQDIQPVVMITERGLATHILAGETDILYADGDWNVPEPAEMPESNHDVTADNTAYIIYTSGSTGKPKGVMVSHRNAVRLFTSTQQRYNFDERDTWTLFHSFSFDFSVWEIFGALLYGGKLVVVPYYVTREPHAFYRLLSSEGVTVLNQTPSAFKQLMNVDQSLHQEFPLALRYVIFGGEALDLQSLRPWFERHGDKEPALVNMYGITETTVHVTYRPVVMADTEFATGSYIGEPIPDLQIYLLDDYRNLVPPGVHGEIYVGGAGVSKGYFNRPELTAERFINDFIGGISGNRLYRSGDMGRYLPNGDIEYLGRQDSQVKIRGFRIELGEIRSRILAFNGIKDAVILVDGSRDEDKKIVAYVIWQGQELLDSGTLRKFLKGKLPDYMIPSAFLAVEEIPLNANGKIDRTALPPVVYGILESNSTAVPETELQRKLACLWEEVLSLDQVGIDQAFFDMGGNSILVVELHNRIKDQLCADISIADLFQYSTVAEQAGHIESMQSRHKDDQTLHSTAGIIDKQQLRKHAMNRRTKP from the coding sequence ATGGAACAGACCCTCGAAAGAACACAGAAACTCCAGCTTGCTGAAGCTATATTGAGAGATAAACTGGGTCTAACCGGAGACTCTATTCCTGTCTCCAAAGGGCAGGAAGGATTGTTTTTACAATATCGCCTCTCTCCAGACTCTTGTGCGTACCACTTAAACTTTTGTTCACTGATTGATAATCAGATCCGGATCGACCTTTTGCGGGAATCTTTCCGCATTTTGCGGGACAAGCACCCTATCTTACGCACCGGATATCGAGAGAATACCGGAGGCCCCTACAAAGTTGTCCAGCAGGTGATGAACGGGGAAGAATTCTGGATGGTGCATGAGGTATTTGATCTGGAGGAAGAAACGATTGACCAACTGGTTCACGAGCGATCCAAACATCCCTTTGATTTGGAGAACGGCAAAGTAATGAGAGTTGATTTTTTTGAAAAGGCGGAGGGACAGGGCAGGCTGCTGGTATCCATACACCACATAGCGATGGATTATTGGAGCCAGGGTGTTTTGTTGAACGAGCTCGGGTTGATCTTTACAAGTCTGGTTGAGCATGGAAAGGCAGCTCCAGGCACTTCCGGCGTGTTGTACAGTGAGTTTGCCAAATGGCAAGGGAGATTGCTAGCATCCAAGGAAGGCCGCCATTCCTTGGATTACTGGAAAGAAACATTGAACGGTTTACTGCCCTGCATGGATCTTCCAACGGACTATCCAAGAGGAGATCATACAGATTACAGAGGCCAATCCTGCTCCTTCGAGCTGAGTCCAAAGATGGTAGATGGAATCAGAAGACTAGCGGGGGCGCATGAAGCTACAGTTTATGTAATTATGCTTGCTTTCTATTACATGCTTCTCCAGAAATATTCGGGGCAAAAGGATATCATCATCGGATCGCCGACAACCGGCAGAAGCAGTGCCAGGTTCAAAGATACGATAGGGTATTTAGTCAATATGCTTCCGCTCCGGATTGACGCTGACAGCAGCCTCTCTTTTCCGGAATTGGTTGCTTATGTGAAGCAAGTTTCTATGGAGGGTCTGACCCATGGAGATATTCCCTTCTTTAATATTGTCCGGGAGCTGCAGGGTCAACGTAACGGCAACCGGACGCCTGTCTTCCAGGTTTCCTTGACGTACGAGAAGCCGACATCCTCGAACCGGTCGGGGCGCTTTCTTTATGCGGAAGAGAGACCGAGTATTCAATTAGGGAGTCTAGTCCTGCATCCCGTTCCTGTGCCAGTACAAGCTTCCCAGTATGAGCTTTCCCTGTACCTGGAGGAAGTCGAAGGCTCGCTGTCAGGGCAGTTTCACTACCAGTCTGCATTGTTCAAGGAAGAGACCGTTCAGCGCATGGCTCTTCATTATGTTCAGCTCATCTCGGAGGTGCTGGATAAACCGGAACTGGAGATAGGTGCCTATCCCATAATTACTAAGGAAGAACGGGAGAAAATCCTGAACGTCTGGAACTATCCTGCCGCGAAGTCTACGGAAGAAGAAACATTGCATAGCCGGATTCACAAGATGGCGGAGCAATTTCCGGCAAGAACAGCGGTAGTGTGCGGGCAGGAGGAGATTACCTACAGTGAGTTAAATCTGAAATCTTCCATTCTGGCTGCTTGTTTACAGGCGAAGGGTGTCGGACCCGAAGTGAAGGTGCCCTTGATGGTGCAGCCCTCGCTCGATATGATCGTGGCCATTCTGGCTGTTCTTAAAGCAGGAGGGACTTACGTCCCCATTCATCATCAAGCCCCTCCGGAACGGATTGCCGAGATCATACAGGATATTCAACCTGTTGTTATGATCACCGAGCGGGGGTTAGCTACCCATATTCTAGCTGGCGAGACGGACATATTGTATGCAGATGGAGATTGGAATGTGCCGGAACCGGCGGAGATGCCAGAGTCTAACCATGATGTAACTGCTGATAACACTGCTTATATTATTTATACGTCCGGCTCGACCGGAAAGCCGAAGGGCGTTATGGTCAGCCACCGGAATGCCGTCCGCTTGTTTACTTCAACCCAACAGAGGTACAACTTTGACGAACGGGATACTTGGACACTCTTCCATTCATTCAGCTTTGACTTCTCGGTTTGGGAAATTTTCGGGGCTTTATTGTACGGAGGCAAGCTTGTTGTTGTTCCTTACTACGTCACCAGAGAGCCCCATGCTTTTTACAGACTGTTGAGCTCGGAAGGCGTTACGGTGCTGAATCAGACCCCGTCTGCATTCAAGCAGCTGATGAATGTGGACCAGAGCCTGCATCAAGAATTTCCATTGGCATTGAGGTATGTCATTTTTGGAGGAGAAGCGCTTGATCTCCAGAGTCTGAGACCTTGGTTTGAGCGTCATGGGGACAAAGAACCAGCATTGGTCAACATGTACGGAATTACCGAAACCACAGTCCATGTTACGTACAGACCCGTCGTTATGGCTGATACCGAATTCGCCACCGGAAGTTATATAGGAGAACCAATTCCCGATTTGCAGATTTATCTGCTTGATGATTATCGGAATTTGGTTCCGCCTGGTGTTCACGGGGAAATCTATGTCGGAGGCGCAGGGGTATCCAAGGGATACTTCAATCGCCCTGAACTGACCGCGGAGAGATTTATTAATGATTTCATAGGCGGGATATCTGGCAATCGCCTGTATCGTTCAGGTGATATGGGAAGATATCTGCCGAACGGAGATATCGAATATTTGGGAAGACAGGACTCACAGGTCAAAATTAGAGGCTTCCGGATTGAACTCGGGGAAATCCGGTCCAGAATCCTCGCTTTTAACGGAATCAAGGATGCTGTAATTCTGGTAGACGGCAGCCGCGATGAAGACAAAAAAATTGTGGCTTATGTGATTTGGCAGGGTCAAGAGCTATTGGATTCCGGGACGCTTCGGAAGTTTCTGAAGGGCAAATTGCCAGATTATATGATTCCATCCGCTTTTCTAGCTGTTGAAGAGATTCCACTGAACGCAAATGGAAAAATAGACCGCACGGCCCTTCCACCCGTTGTCTACGGGATCTTGGAGTCAAACAGTACTGCTGTCCCTGAGACCGAGCTGCAACGGAAGCTTGCCTGCTTGTGGGAAGAAGTTCTGTCATTGGATCAGGTGGGAATAGACCAGGCGTTTTTTGATATGGGCGGGAATTCTATTCTTGTAGTGGAATTGCATAATCGCATTAAAGATCAATTATGTGCAGATATCAGCATAGCAGACCTCTTCCAATATTCTACCGTAGCGGAGCAGGCTGGGCATATCGAGAGCATGCAGTCAAGGCACAAGGATGACCAGACGTTGCACTCGACTGCTGGCATAATTGACAAACAGCAGTTAAGAAAACATGCGATGAATCGGAGAACCAAACCGTAG
- a CDS encoding cyclic lactone autoinducer peptide: protein MNLAQMKRIPWKVISVLAVAFVVLRVNTLCWWIAHEPEMPEEIKEKYYN, encoded by the coding sequence ATGAATTTAGCCCAAATGAAAAGAATTCCTTGGAAAGTAATCAGTGTATTGGCTGTTGCTTTTGTCGTGCTGAGAGTGAATACGTTATGCTGGTGGATTGCACATGAGCCAGAAATGCCGGAGGAGATTAAAGAAAAATATTACAATTAG
- a CDS encoding SDR family oxidoreductase, protein MNTSGDSMIPSKLQGNVLITGVTGFIGRHVLYEFLKVAMETSWRNKIYILLRGKKGLSAAARVEHLLTHEYLPEYLKKYGYQELAENITAIDGNLEDSDLGQQLYSLIPRDEQLFVIHNAGSVNLFNTAAAEQEVHHTNWLGTINLIHAIEQFNSKLVYMSTAFSCGIVDGVIGDNFTFYQDNSYRNHYEKCKNLTEKFIQSYCTEKNIKYQILRPSVVCGRLIDAPLYYISKFDVFYGWTKFFWNLQNQGSTESVRIHISPDSKVNIVPVDFVAKSVLAFFQQDIPYVNIVYPESINNRYLHSSLLRSLHFNHYEFIDEAPTNLNKSEKLYYRSINKVYTPYLNQCSNEYDSQLIGSIMGSKFMPKIDLHSLADFSICNHFDEELVN, encoded by the coding sequence ATGAATACTTCAGGAGATTCTATGATACCCTCTAAGCTTCAAGGCAATGTTCTCATTACCGGCGTCACAGGTTTTATTGGGAGACACGTGTTATACGAGTTTCTGAAAGTGGCTATGGAAACTTCATGGAGAAATAAAATATATATTCTATTACGGGGAAAAAAGGGTCTCTCGGCAGCCGCAAGAGTTGAGCATTTATTGACTCATGAGTATCTTCCCGAGTATCTCAAAAAGTATGGCTACCAGGAATTAGCGGAAAATATCACCGCCATTGATGGCAATTTAGAAGATTCTGATCTTGGGCAGCAGTTGTATTCGCTAATCCCCAGAGACGAGCAGTTGTTCGTTATACATAATGCAGGATCTGTTAATCTTTTTAATACTGCTGCGGCTGAACAAGAGGTCCATCATACTAATTGGCTGGGAACAATAAATCTAATTCATGCCATAGAACAGTTTAACAGTAAATTGGTGTATATGAGCACTGCATTTTCGTGTGGCATTGTGGATGGAGTAATCGGAGATAACTTCACTTTTTATCAAGATAATAGTTACAGAAATCATTATGAGAAATGCAAAAATCTGACCGAAAAATTCATTCAGAGCTATTGCACCGAAAAAAATATCAAGTATCAGATTTTGAGGCCAAGCGTGGTCTGCGGAAGACTTATTGATGCACCGCTGTATTACATCTCCAAGTTTGATGTGTTTTACGGCTGGACAAAGTTCTTTTGGAATTTACAAAATCAGGGTAGCACAGAAAGTGTAAGAATTCACATTTCCCCCGACTCAAAGGTCAACATAGTGCCTGTGGATTTTGTAGCCAAATCAGTTCTGGCATTTTTTCAGCAGGATATCCCTTACGTTAATATTGTTTATCCAGAATCTATTAATAACCGCTATTTGCATAGCTCATTGCTGCGCTCTTTACACTTTAATCACTATGAGTTCATTGACGAGGCCCCGACTAACCTGAACAAGAGTGAGAAGCTATATTACAGGTCTATTAACAAGGTGTACACTCCTTACTTAAATCAGTGCAGTAATGAATATGACAGCCAACTAATAGGCAGTATTATGGGCAGTAAGTTTATGCCGAAAATTGATTTGCATTCATTGGCTGATTTTTCAATTTGTAATCATTTTGATGAAGAACTAGTCAACTAA
- a CDS encoding DHA2 family efflux MFS transporter permease subunit, translating to MINGTKNKLAFVAVIFGFFMALLDTTIINITLPEMMSYYNTTLKNITWVINGYNLAFAVFIITASRLADQFGRKRIFGIGIFFFTLMSFLCAISSSSEMLILFRVLQGLFGGIILPVSIPLALDLAPEDKQGKVLGIWSVVSGLAAASGPTLGGFLSDQFNWQSIFLINVPIGIVALFLVIFCIKESYDPTAGKQLDFLGMSALSVSLFSITYALIQANDEGWTSPLILSLFLAFLIFMALFVWVELTTKKPMIPLSLLRNVTFNAASLTLLILGAGIMTISLLISFFMTRLMGLSELEAGVTLSVMPLASALFSVITSLLLKRVGERWLIIAGMACIALSMFLMNDLTAGSDRLDVIYRLAIAGAGMGFALAPTMNSAIGNVPKDKVGITSGIMNMTRSIGAVLGVAIIVTILNTTTGSEIAAAKSDIIDIIHSDKVFSAAAQEELISAVNEIEVSSSSEVPQMESVIGLMQERGAKLLAGVAPDKLEMTKAVLQAQQDEVKKLWPERIQPELYSGLVSSFSDTFKYGSACLLLGILFSFFIGTGQRQEQGTEIAMDNTEM from the coding sequence ATGATAAACGGGACAAAAAACAAATTAGCATTTGTGGCAGTTATTTTTGGTTTTTTCATGGCATTACTGGATACGACGATCATTAACATCACCCTTCCCGAGATGATGAGTTACTACAATACTACGCTGAAAAACATAACTTGGGTAATCAACGGGTATAATTTGGCATTTGCTGTTTTTATCATTACAGCTTCAAGATTGGCCGACCAGTTTGGCCGTAAGAGGATATTTGGGATCGGTATCTTTTTCTTTACACTGATGTCATTTCTATGTGCTATCTCATCATCCTCTGAGATGCTTATCTTGTTTCGCGTGCTTCAAGGCTTATTCGGCGGAATTATTCTGCCGGTATCCATACCGCTTGCACTGGACTTGGCTCCGGAAGACAAGCAGGGGAAGGTGCTGGGCATTTGGTCCGTAGTATCGGGGCTGGCAGCAGCCAGCGGACCGACGCTTGGAGGATTCTTATCCGATCAGTTCAACTGGCAGTCGATATTCTTGATCAACGTACCAATCGGCATTGTCGCTCTCTTCTTAGTGATCTTTTGCATCAAAGAATCCTATGATCCTACTGCGGGCAAACAACTCGACTTTCTGGGGATGTCTGCATTGTCCGTCTCGCTGTTCTCTATCACCTATGCGCTTATTCAGGCCAACGACGAAGGTTGGACATCTCCGCTTATCTTGAGCTTGTTTTTAGCCTTTTTGATCTTTATGGCTTTATTTGTCTGGGTTGAGCTTACAACAAAGAAGCCAATGATCCCCCTGTCACTCCTCAGGAATGTCACCTTTAACGCCGCCTCCTTAACGCTGCTTATATTAGGCGCGGGCATCATGACAATATCGCTGCTTATTTCTTTTTTCATGACTCGGTTGATGGGGCTCAGCGAGCTTGAGGCTGGTGTGACTCTATCTGTTATGCCGTTGGCCTCGGCCCTCTTCTCGGTAATTACCAGTCTGCTGCTCAAAAGGGTAGGGGAACGCTGGCTTATCATTGCCGGCATGGCTTGCATCGCACTGTCGATGTTCCTTATGAATGACCTGACTGCAGGGTCTGACCGGCTTGATGTAATATACAGACTGGCTATCGCAGGTGCGGGTATGGGGTTTGCGCTGGCGCCTACAATGAATTCGGCCATCGGCAATGTCCCTAAAGATAAGGTTGGTATTACGTCGGGAATTATGAATATGACGCGCTCTATCGGGGCAGTGCTTGGTGTAGCTATCATTGTCACTATTTTGAATACGACGACTGGTAGTGAAATTGCGGCTGCAAAGTCCGATATTATCGACATTATCCATTCGGATAAAGTCTTCAGCGCCGCCGCTCAAGAGGAATTGATTAGTGCTGTGAATGAGATCGAGGTATCCAGCAGTAGCGAAGTTCCCCAGATGGAGAGCGTTATCGGCTTGATGCAGGAGAGAGGGGCCAAATTGCTGGCTGGTGTGGCTCCGGACAAATTGGAGATGACCAAAGCCGTTCTTCAGGCTCAGCAAGACGAGGTGAAGAAACTGTGGCCTGAGCGAATTCAGCCTGAGCTATATTCCGGATTGGTCTCTTCGTTCAGTGATACATTCAAATACGGCAGTGCCTGTCTGCTGCTGGGCATCTTATTTTCCTTCTTCATAGGAACGGGGCAAAGGCAGGAACAGGGGACCGAAATAGCAATGGACAATACAGAAATGTGA
- a CDS encoding accessory gene regulator B family protein, which yields MIEMLLNIAGERMVHHKVIMQKELAIIRYGLQAMIESMLIFSTMIILSVILGSFVEALAWVGTVFLIRSMRGGRHAGTFLQCYFISVGTFLLCMLAIHFFQHQLILYRIIWGAALLLILWSLISSIPRSKQKKIQLIGTLINSLLIFAYGLLIFLQNTNPFLLASLLGLTVSQLSGFVEIKACCKQQVANEPG from the coding sequence ATGATAGAGATGTTATTAAATATTGCGGGTGAGAGGATGGTCCATCATAAAGTAATCATGCAGAAGGAGCTGGCGATAATCCGTTACGGATTACAGGCCATGATCGAATCCATGCTTATTTTCAGTACGATGATAATTTTATCTGTTATTTTGGGGAGTTTTGTAGAAGCTCTAGCCTGGGTAGGGACGGTCTTCTTAATAAGAAGTATGAGGGGCGGAAGACATGCGGGAACATTTTTACAATGCTATTTCATATCTGTAGGTACCTTTTTATTATGTATGCTAGCCATACATTTCTTTCAACATCAACTTATTCTATACAGGATCATTTGGGGAGCCGCGTTACTGCTGATACTCTGGTCTCTAATATCTTCAATTCCAAGGTCAAAACAGAAGAAAATACAACTAATAGGTACTTTAATTAATAGTCTTCTGATTTTCGCATATGGCTTATTAATTTTCCTGCAAAATACTAATCCATTCTTGTTGGCAAGCCTGCTGGGCTTAACGGTTTCGCAATTATCCGGTTTTGTGGAGATCAAAGCCTGCTGCAAACAGCAAGTGGCAAATGAGCCAGGCTAA
- a CDS encoding non-ribosomal peptide synthetase has translation MIRQSASRWPDKEILIELPMDETGERGITYSGLITRAEGVAALLRKQGCQPKSRVLLLFNSNIEFTVAFLGCIFGGVIAVPMYLTKGASFVEELKAFSADCLTNLLLTTSEMQPMLQARLPGYSIYTTDGLSEEAEYIPADLSPLSEAFILYTSGSTGRPKGVVHTHQSFSSHVMSVQDRLRLQDTDSSVCVSPLQHIMGMLNVFISLTFGLQVVFLPMLRVLQSPLEWVTELSRRRATIFLGPDFVYKLAAGAYTQEQAEGLDLSHLRISLSGSERVLPSTVDSFTRIFSRHGFAATSLIIGYGMTEAGIISISALNEQPIGLESLPGIYSCGQVVAGYHAVIVDSSSGRECGSGETGEVWVKGPGLADRYWNNSDQTKLDFGLYLPEGEGPFFRTGDLACKIDGNLFLTGRLKEIIIIKGQNFYPDDIEAGVRRQATAIGQCAAFSVDASEGERLIVIVETALQDKGELSRLSERTVADIQVRNGIRIAELLYVSPQSLPLTRTGKLQRSQCRVLYVEKKLNPVYIYEHLTDMTGESKSRSPFTTGLTNELTVNELRNTVLADLTAAFKRLLPGETESIDIGMPIHLLGTDSITAIELHHLVEEKYGVQLPITYYLEGNTIETIAGRIIEESRASAVMEASPTIEELDQDTMDMETVYNRLDSYSEEELNRILDALQR, from the coding sequence ATGATAAGGCAGTCAGCGTCAAGATGGCCGGATAAAGAGATATTGATAGAACTTCCTATGGACGAAACAGGGGAACGTGGAATTACTTATTCCGGATTGATTACGCGAGCCGAAGGCGTTGCTGCGCTTCTTCGCAAGCAGGGATGCCAGCCGAAGAGCAGAGTACTTCTCCTATTCAACTCGAACATTGAATTTACGGTTGCATTTCTTGGCTGCATTTTCGGAGGAGTTATAGCGGTTCCCATGTATTTGACCAAAGGCGCGTCGTTTGTGGAGGAACTCAAGGCTTTCTCCGCGGATTGTCTGACAAACCTTCTGTTGACCACATCCGAGATGCAGCCCATGCTCCAGGCGCGCTTGCCGGGTTATAGCATATATACGACTGACGGTCTGTCAGAAGAGGCTGAGTACATACCAGCCGATCTATCCCCTCTCTCCGAGGCATTCATTCTGTATACATCCGGTTCTACTGGCAGGCCTAAGGGAGTCGTTCATACACATCAAAGCTTCAGCAGTCATGTGATGTCCGTTCAGGACCGTCTCCGGCTGCAGGATACAGACAGTTCAGTGTGTGTCAGCCCGTTGCAGCATATTATGGGGATGCTGAATGTATTCATTTCATTAACTTTTGGTCTTCAGGTTGTTTTTCTGCCCATGCTCCGAGTCTTACAATCGCCTCTTGAATGGGTAACGGAGCTATCCCGGCGCAGAGCGACCATATTTCTTGGTCCTGATTTTGTATACAAATTGGCGGCTGGCGCTTATACGCAGGAACAGGCGGAAGGATTAGATTTGAGCCATCTACGAATTTCTCTCAGCGGCTCGGAGCGGGTTCTTCCCTCCACAGTGGATAGCTTCACCCGCATTTTCAGCAGGCATGGCTTTGCGGCTACTAGTCTGATCATAGGATACGGAATGACCGAGGCGGGCATTATCTCAATCAGCGCATTGAATGAACAGCCGATTGGGCTTGAATCACTTCCAGGTATATATAGTTGTGGTCAGGTCGTTGCAGGGTATCATGCCGTAATTGTGGACAGCAGCAGCGGGCGGGAGTGTGGATCGGGCGAGACCGGCGAGGTATGGGTGAAGGGACCCGGACTGGCGGATAGATACTGGAACAATTCTGATCAAACAAAGCTGGATTTCGGTTTGTATTTGCCCGAAGGAGAGGGGCCATTCTTCAGGACAGGGGACTTGGCCTGCAAGATCGACGGCAATCTCTTTCTGACCGGAAGACTGAAGGAAATAATAATCATCAAAGGGCAGAATTTCTACCCGGATGATATTGAGGCGGGGGTTCGCCGCCAGGCAACGGCAATAGGGCAGTGTGCGGCTTTTTCGGTTGATGCTAGTGAGGGTGAACGCCTGATTGTAATAGTGGAAACCGCACTACAGGACAAGGGGGAGTTATCCCGGCTGTCCGAACGGACAGTCGCGGATATTCAAGTACGCAACGGAATTCGGATTGCGGAGCTGCTCTATGTATCTCCTCAATCGCTTCCGCTTACCCGCACCGGCAAGCTCCAAAGAAGTCAATGCAGAGTGCTCTATGTTGAAAAAAAACTAAACCCTGTATACATCTATGAGCATCTGACCGACATGACGGGGGAGAGTAAATCCCGCTCCCCATTTACAACCGGTTTGACGAATGAGCTAACAGTGAATGAGCTCCGGAATACTGTACTTGCTGATTTGACTGCAGCTTTCAAGAGGTTACTTCCCGGTGAGACTGAATCGATCGACATCGGAATGCCGATCCATCTGCTCGGTACCGATTCCATTACAGCCATTGAGTTACATCACCTGGTCGAGGAGAAATATGGGGTACAGCTTCCGATCACCTATTATCTGGAGGGCAATACTATAGAGACTATTGCCGGCAGAATAATCGAAGAGAGCAGGGCATCTGCCGTTATGGAGGCAAGCCCGACGATAGAAGAACTGGATCAGGACACGATGGACATGGAGACGGTTTACAACCGTCTGGACAGTTATTCAGAGGAAGAGCTTAACCGGATTCTTGATGCCTTGCAGCGGTAA
- a CDS encoding LytR/AlgR family response regulator transcription factor: MLYGGICDDESEVYEELSQFFTHFERDFNCKFSLTYFSSGEELLEHYQSKKPPHLHFLFLDIEMSGINGLETAKQIRSFPNKEVAILFLSSYPEYVMESFEVFTFQYLLKPLVYSTFESKMRRLYDHLNSAVKYSIILKEEQGENIIPLSEVISILKVKHSLAQNKLNIITTDGNFSVTGTISSYSVKLGAPFLRIYRSIIVNMDYIRKFTVHSVVLSNDQELPISRAHSKQIKDSYTQYMAGKYIP; the protein is encoded by the coding sequence ATGCTGTACGGTGGAATATGTGACGATGAAAGCGAAGTTTACGAAGAATTAAGTCAGTTTTTCACACATTTTGAGAGGGATTTTAATTGTAAATTCAGTTTAACTTATTTTTCTTCAGGAGAAGAACTGCTGGAACATTATCAAAGCAAAAAGCCTCCTCATTTACATTTTCTCTTTCTTGACATTGAAATGTCAGGTATAAACGGCCTGGAAACGGCAAAACAAATCCGTTCCTTCCCTAATAAAGAAGTCGCCATCCTATTTTTAAGCAGCTACCCGGAATATGTCATGGAAAGCTTTGAAGTATTTACATTCCAGTATTTACTAAAACCACTGGTGTATAGTACTTTTGAATCAAAAATGAGACGGCTCTATGACCATCTAAATTCTGCCGTAAAATATTCAATCATTTTGAAAGAGGAGCAAGGAGAGAATATTATACCATTGTCAGAAGTTATATCTATTTTGAAAGTAAAGCATTCTTTGGCACAGAATAAGTTGAATATTATCACTACAGATGGAAATTTTTCTGTTACAGGAACTATATCATCCTATTCCGTGAAATTAGGCGCGCCCTTCCTGCGCATTTATAGATCAATTATTGTAAATATGGATTATATCCGAAAGTTTACTGTTCATTCCGTTGTGCTGAGCAACGATCAGGAATTACCTATAAGCAGAGCTCACAGTAAGCAAATCAAAGATTCCTATACACAATATATGGCAGGAAAATATATTCCATGA